In Burkholderia sp. GAS332, one DNA window encodes the following:
- a CDS encoding Membrane-bound inhibitor of C-type lysozyme gives MKKWLVAVTAVAGFAALYGNAWAEPLRLAEIQAKNRQTHKYTCATGKILQVTYWNTPNGQSFALVPVKGQQLLFVNTISASGAKYQAGSYTWWTKGPRADLYDATDGENAPPMLSDCVTINR, from the coding sequence ATGAAGAAATGGCTTGTTGCAGTCACTGCGGTAGCGGGTTTTGCGGCGCTATACGGCAATGCATGGGCCGAGCCATTGCGCCTCGCCGAGATTCAGGCCAAGAATCGCCAGACGCACAAATACACCTGCGCGACCGGCAAGATTCTGCAAGTGACTTACTGGAACACGCCAAACGGCCAAAGCTTCGCGCTCGTGCCCGTCAAGGGCCAGCAACTGTTGTTCGTCAACACGATATCGGCCTCCGGCGCGAAATATCAGGCCGGCAGCTACACCTGGTGGACCAAGGGCCCGCGCGCCGACCTGTACGACGCGACGGACGGCGAAAACGCCCCGCCTATGCTGTCCGACTGCGTCACCATCAATCGCTGA
- a CDS encoding acetolactate synthase-1/2/3 large subunit — protein MKASDLFVKSLEAEGVEYVFGIPGEENLDLLESLRRSKIRLILTRHEQAAGFMAATYGRLTGRTGVCLATLGPGATNFVTAAAYAQLGGMPMLMVTGQKPIKSSKQGHFQIVDVVRMMEPLTKYTRQIVSIANIPAAVREAVRQAEEERPGAVHLELPEDVAHEEGDGHPIPKSFSRRPVAEEKAVARAVEAITKAKHPLLMIGAGGNRKTTTKMLREFVDQIGIPFFTTQMGKGVIDESHPMWLGNATLSDGDFVHRAIDHADCIINVGHDVIEKPPFFMRSGDAGEKTVIHVNFLGAEVDTVYFPQIEVVGDIANAVWQLKESLKEGQEHWDFTRFKEIKQHFEAHLVKGQHDDRFPMYPVRIVNDVYETTPVDGIVCLDNGMYKIWFARYYRAHEPNSLLLDNALASMGAGLPSAIATKIVHPDRKVMAVCGDGGFMMNSQELETAVRLKLDLVVLILRDDAFGMIRWKQENMNFPDYGMTLRNPDFVAYAESYGAKGHRIESAAEFAPLLRECFATPGVHVIDLPIDYSDNERVLNREIKRLSAQL, from the coding sequence ATGAAAGCATCGGACCTGTTCGTCAAATCGCTGGAAGCCGAAGGTGTCGAGTACGTGTTCGGCATCCCCGGTGAAGAAAATCTCGATCTGCTCGAATCGCTGCGCCGCTCGAAAATTCGCCTGATCCTCACGCGTCACGAACAGGCGGCCGGTTTCATGGCCGCCACGTATGGCCGTCTGACCGGACGCACCGGTGTCTGTCTGGCCACCCTCGGGCCGGGCGCGACCAACTTCGTGACCGCCGCGGCGTATGCCCAGTTGGGCGGTATGCCGATGCTGATGGTGACCGGACAAAAGCCCATCAAGTCGAGCAAGCAGGGGCATTTTCAGATCGTCGACGTGGTGCGGATGATGGAGCCGCTCACCAAGTACACGCGGCAGATCGTGTCGATCGCCAATATTCCAGCCGCGGTGCGCGAGGCGGTCCGCCAGGCGGAAGAAGAACGGCCCGGCGCCGTGCACCTCGAATTGCCCGAAGACGTCGCGCACGAAGAGGGCGACGGTCACCCGATTCCGAAGAGCTTCAGCCGCCGTCCCGTCGCCGAAGAGAAGGCCGTGGCGCGCGCGGTGGAAGCGATCACGAAGGCGAAGCATCCCTTGCTGATGATCGGCGCGGGTGGCAATCGCAAGACCACCACCAAGATGTTGCGGGAATTCGTCGACCAGATCGGCATTCCGTTTTTTACGACGCAGATGGGCAAGGGCGTGATCGATGAATCGCACCCGATGTGGCTAGGCAACGCCACCTTGTCTGACGGCGACTTCGTGCACCGCGCGATCGACCACGCGGATTGCATCATCAATGTCGGCCACGACGTGATCGAGAAGCCGCCGTTCTTCATGCGCAGCGGCGACGCCGGCGAGAAGACGGTGATCCACGTCAACTTTCTCGGCGCGGAAGTCGATACGGTGTATTTCCCGCAGATCGAAGTGGTCGGCGATATCGCCAATGCGGTGTGGCAGCTCAAGGAAAGCCTCAAGGAAGGCCAGGAACATTGGGATTTCACGCGTTTCAAGGAGATCAAGCAGCACTTCGAGGCGCATCTGGTCAAAGGCCAGCACGACGATCGTTTCCCGATGTACCCGGTGCGGATCGTCAACGACGTCTATGAGACCACGCCGGTGGACGGCATCGTGTGTCTGGACAACGGCATGTACAAGATCTGGTTCGCGCGCTACTACCGCGCGCACGAACCGAATTCGCTGCTGCTCGATAACGCGTTGGCGTCGATGGGCGCCGGCTTGCCGTCGGCGATCGCGACCAAGATCGTGCACCCGGACCGCAAGGTCATGGCGGTGTGCGGCGACGGCGGCTTCATGATGAATTCGCAGGAGCTGGAAACGGCCGTGCGTCTGAAGCTCGATCTGGTGGTCCTGATTTTGCGCGACGACGCATTCGGTATGATCCGCTGGAAGCAGGAGAACATGAACTTCCCGGACTACGGCATGACGCTGCGCAACCCGGATTTCGTCGCGTATGCGGAGAGCTACGGCGCGAAGGGGCATCGCATTGAATCGGCCGCGGAATTCGCGCCGCTGCTGCGCGAATGTTTCGCGACGCCCGGCGTGCATGTGATCGATCTGCCGATCGACTACTCGGACAACGAGCGCGTGCTGAATCGCGAGATCAAGCGGCTCTCCGCACAACTATGA
- a CDS encoding Acyl-CoA reductase, protein MLNKTYPYYLANVAVAANTDLEVTDKFSGEVATRVAMADAAAIDKAIGYAVEAMPAMRAFPPFKRQAVLEHCVKRFRERYDELALALCIEAGKPINDSRGEVTRLIDTFKVAAEESVRIDGEIINLEISPRAKGYHGYIKRVPIGPCSFISPFNFPLNLTAHKVAPGIAAGVPFVLKPASRTPVGALIMGEILAETDLPKGAFSILPAHRDGADLFTTDERFKLLSFTGSPAVGWELKKKAGKKKVVLELGGNAAAIVDGDQGEKLDYVVDRLAFGAFYQSGQSCIGVQRILVHAKIYDALREKLIAKTRSLVMGDPKDEKTFVGPMISESESKRLAGWMDSAVQAGAKIVAGGKVDGAMFEATLLEGVKRDTDLYRKEAFGPVAILERFDDFDAALATVNDSDFGLQAGVFTDSLAHAHRAWDVLDVGGVVINDVPSFRVDNMPYGGVKDSGLGREGVRYAIEDMTEMRLMVMRETW, encoded by the coding sequence ATGTTGAACAAGACTTACCCGTACTACCTCGCCAACGTTGCGGTTGCCGCCAACACCGATCTCGAAGTCACGGATAAATTCAGCGGCGAAGTGGCGACCCGCGTGGCGATGGCGGACGCGGCGGCGATCGACAAGGCGATCGGCTATGCCGTCGAGGCGATGCCCGCAATGCGCGCGTTCCCGCCGTTCAAGCGTCAGGCCGTACTCGAACATTGCGTGAAGCGGTTTCGCGAGCGTTACGACGAACTAGCGCTCGCGTTGTGTATCGAAGCCGGCAAGCCGATCAACGACTCGAGAGGCGAGGTCACGCGGCTGATCGATACGTTCAAGGTGGCGGCGGAAGAGTCCGTGCGCATCGACGGCGAGATCATCAATCTGGAGATTTCGCCGCGGGCCAAGGGCTATCACGGCTATATCAAGCGTGTGCCGATCGGTCCGTGCTCATTCATCTCGCCGTTCAATTTTCCGCTGAACCTGACCGCGCACAAGGTCGCGCCAGGGATCGCGGCGGGCGTGCCGTTCGTGTTGAAACCGGCAAGCCGCACGCCGGTCGGCGCGCTCATCATGGGCGAGATTCTGGCTGAAACCGACTTGCCCAAAGGCGCCTTCTCGATTCTTCCGGCGCATCGCGACGGCGCCGATCTGTTCACCACCGACGAGCGTTTCAAGCTGCTTTCCTTTACCGGGTCACCGGCGGTGGGTTGGGAGCTTAAGAAGAAGGCCGGCAAGAAGAAGGTGGTTCTGGAGTTGGGCGGCAACGCGGCGGCGATCGTCGATGGCGATCAGGGTGAGAAGCTTGACTACGTGGTCGACCGGCTGGCGTTCGGCGCGTTCTATCAGTCCGGGCAGAGTTGCATCGGCGTGCAGCGGATTCTGGTGCACGCGAAGATTTACGATGCGCTGCGCGAGAAGCTGATTGCCAAGACCCGGTCGCTCGTCATGGGCGATCCGAAGGACGAAAAGACCTTTGTCGGGCCGATGATCTCCGAATCGGAGTCCAAACGTCTCGCCGGCTGGATGGACAGCGCGGTGCAGGCGGGCGCGAAAATCGTCGCGGGCGGCAAGGTCGACGGTGCGATGTTCGAGGCCACGCTGCTCGAAGGCGTGAAGCGCGACACCGATCTGTATCGCAAGGAAGCCTTCGGTCCGGTGGCGATTCTGGAGCGTTTCGACGATTTCGACGCCGCGCTGGCCACGGTCAACGACAGCGACTTCGGCCTGCAAGCCGGCGTGTTCACCGATTCGCTCGCCCATGCGCACCGTGCGTGGGATGTGCTCGACGTGGGCGGCGTGGTGATCAACGACGTGCCGTCGTTCCGGGTCGACAACATGCCGTATGGCGGCGTGAAAGATTCCGGGCTGGGGCGCGAGGGCGTGCGCTACGCGATCGAGGATATGACCGAGATGCGCCTGATGGTGATGCGCGAGACGTGGTGA
- a CDS encoding META domain-containing protein, with product MLQSSSARRVARFIPYARTAIAALSVAALCSACAMPKHPDSEAAPPDPFNPAATQLLDDTSWVLTGWKQADGTARAIPSADQGAPITLVLSTAQGLRHASGFSGCNRYMGSYALKDGKLSFGTLGGTRMACATPGGQIEGPYLDALEHIDRTGVQMRAPQQMQLVLENGDTLTFDRSAK from the coding sequence ATGCTCCAAAGCTCCTCCGCGCGACGTGTTGCGCGCTTCATCCCTTATGCGCGCACGGCCATCGCCGCGTTGAGTGTCGCCGCGCTATGCAGCGCGTGCGCCATGCCGAAGCATCCCGACTCGGAAGCCGCCCCGCCCGATCCGTTCAACCCGGCCGCCACCCAGCTGCTCGACGACACCAGTTGGGTACTCACCGGCTGGAAACAGGCCGACGGCACGGCGCGAGCGATTCCGTCCGCCGATCAGGGCGCGCCGATCACGCTCGTGCTCTCCACCGCCCAAGGCCTGCGCCACGCCAGCGGCTTTTCCGGTTGCAACCGCTACATGGGCTCGTATGCGCTGAAAGACGGCAAGCTGAGCTTCGGCACCCTAGGCGGCACACGCATGGCGTGCGCGACGCCGGGTGGACAGATCGAAGGCCCGTATCTCGACGCGCTGGAACACATCGACCGCACCGGTGTGCAGATGCGCGCGCCGCAGCAGATGCAACTGGTGCTCGAGAACGGCGACACACTCACGTTCGACCGCAGCGCCAAGTGA
- a CDS encoding formate-dependent phosphoribosylglycinamide formyltransferase: MQIGQRIGTPLSESATRVMLLGAGELGKEVIIALQRLGVEVIAVDRYPNAPGHQVAHRSHVIDMTDRAALRALVELERPHLIVPEIEAIATDALAAIEADGLAEVIPTARATQLTMNREGIRRLAAEELGLPTSPYAFADSLGELRAGIAKVGYPCVVKPVMSSSGKGQSVLKSDADVETAWQYALAGGRVNHGRVIVEGFIDFDYEITQLTVRAIDPASGEVSTYFCDPIGHVQVAGDYVESWQPQPMSPLALERSREVAHKVTAALGGRGLFGVELFVRGDDVWFSEVSPRPHDTGLVTLCSQRFSEFELHARAILGLPVDTSLRAPGASAVIYGGLEEAGIAFEGVAAALAVPNADLRLFGKPESFVKRRMGVALATGENIDEARSRAKQAAAAVRPVSTK; encoded by the coding sequence ATGCAGATCGGCCAACGGATCGGCACACCCCTTTCTGAATCCGCCACGCGCGTCATGTTGCTCGGCGCCGGCGAGCTCGGCAAGGAAGTGATCATCGCGCTGCAACGGCTGGGCGTCGAAGTGATCGCGGTCGACCGTTATCCGAACGCGCCGGGCCATCAGGTCGCGCATCGGTCGCACGTGATCGACATGACCGATCGCGCCGCCTTGCGTGCACTGGTCGAACTGGAACGCCCGCACCTGATCGTCCCCGAAATCGAGGCGATCGCCACCGACGCGCTCGCCGCGATCGAAGCCGACGGTCTCGCCGAAGTGATCCCGACCGCGCGCGCCACGCAACTCACGATGAACCGCGAAGGCATCCGCCGGCTGGCCGCTGAAGAACTCGGCCTGCCGACCTCGCCGTACGCGTTCGCCGATTCGCTCGGGGAACTGCGCGCGGGCATCGCCAAGGTCGGCTATCCGTGCGTCGTGAAGCCGGTGATGTCGTCGTCGGGCAAGGGGCAGTCGGTGCTGAAGAGCGATGCCGATGTCGAAACTGCCTGGCAATATGCGTTGGCGGGCGGCCGCGTGAATCACGGCCGCGTGATCGTCGAAGGCTTTATCGACTTCGACTACGAAATCACCCAGCTGACCGTGCGCGCGATCGATCCGGCGAGCGGCGAAGTCAGCACGTATTTCTGCGACCCGATCGGCCATGTGCAGGTGGCGGGCGACTACGTCGAATCGTGGCAGCCGCAGCCGATGAGCCCGCTCGCGCTGGAACGCTCGCGCGAAGTGGCGCACAAGGTCACTGCGGCATTGGGCGGCAGGGGGCTCTTCGGCGTGGAACTTTTCGTGCGCGGCGATGACGTATGGTTTTCGGAGGTGAGTCCGCGTCCGCACGATACGGGCCTGGTCACGCTGTGCTCGCAACGCTTCTCGGAGTTTGAACTGCATGCACGCGCGATCCTCGGCTTGCCGGTGGATACGTCGCTGCGGGCGCCGGGCGCGTCGGCGGTGATTTACGGCGGTCTGGAGGAAGCCGGTATCGCGTTCGAGGGTGTCGCGGCGGCGTTGGCCGTGCCGAATGCGGATCTGCGTCTTTTCGGCAAGCCGGAGAGCTTCGTCAAGCGCCGCATGGGCGTGGCGCTGGCCACCGGCGAGAATATCGACGAGGCACGCTCGCGCGCGAAGCAGGCCGCGGCGGCGGTGCGGCCGGTTTCCACGAAGTAA
- a CDS encoding Superfamily II DNA and RNA helicase translates to MSDTAVTPSTATFDQFGLAPDILKAVKESGYTIPTPIQEQAIPVVLAGRDMMGAAQTGTGKTASFSLPIIQRLLPQASTSASPARHPVRALILTPTRELADQVAANVQSYAKHTALRSAVVFGGVDMNPQSEQLRRGVEILIATPGRLLDHVQQKTANLGQVQILVLDEADRMLDMGFLPDLQRILNLLPKERQTLLFSATFSGEIKKLAATYLRDPQTIEVARSNSTATNVTQIVYEVAEGDKTAAVVKLIRDRGLKQVIVFCNSKIGASRLARSLERDGVVATAIHGDRTQNERMQALDAFKRGEIEALVATDVAARGLDIAELPAVINFDLPFNAEDYVHRIGRTGRAGASGDALSLCSPNERKQLADIEKLIKRPLDVQHLTVDAPVRHHHEERPPRRERVDGRAEGRDERGGRRRPGASSSGSFDRPHHHRAQPVDDFFLKPYEPSAASVRKVEEAAASSAAAPQKASSKQPLAALLGGFGMPRKSTSSS, encoded by the coding sequence ATGTCCGACACAGCCGTCACGCCCAGTACTGCGACTTTTGATCAATTCGGTCTCGCGCCCGACATCCTGAAAGCCGTCAAAGAATCGGGCTACACCATCCCTACGCCGATCCAGGAGCAGGCGATTCCGGTCGTGCTGGCCGGCCGTGACATGATGGGCGCCGCGCAAACCGGCACCGGCAAGACCGCGAGCTTTTCGCTGCCGATCATCCAGCGTCTGCTGCCGCAGGCCAGCACGAGCGCATCGCCTGCCCGCCATCCGGTGCGCGCGCTGATCCTCACGCCGACCCGCGAGCTGGCCGACCAGGTGGCGGCGAACGTGCAGTCGTATGCGAAGCACACGGCGCTGCGCAGCGCCGTGGTGTTCGGCGGTGTCGATATGAATCCGCAGTCCGAGCAGCTGCGCCGTGGTGTCGAGATTCTGATCGCCACGCCGGGTCGTCTGCTCGATCACGTGCAGCAGAAGACGGCCAATTTGGGCCAGGTGCAGATTCTCGTGCTCGATGAAGCCGATCGGATGCTCGATATGGGCTTTCTGCCGGATCTGCAGCGCATTCTGAACCTGCTGCCGAAGGAGCGTCAGACGCTGCTGTTTTCGGCTACGTTCTCGGGTGAAATCAAGAAGCTTGCCGCCACTTATCTGCGAGATCCGCAGACGATCGAAGTCGCGCGCAGCAATTCGACTGCGACTAATGTGACGCAGATCGTTTATGAAGTGGCTGAGGGTGATAAGACTGCTGCTGTTGTTAAATTGATTCGTGATCGTGGGCTCAAGCAGGTCATTGTGTTTTGTAACAGCAAGATCGGTGCGAGCCGGCTGGCGCGCAGCCTGGAGCGCGACGGTGTGGTCGCCACGGCGATTCACGGTGACCGGACGCAGAATGAGCGGATGCAGGCTTTGGATGCGTTCAAGCGTGGTGAGATTGAGGCGCTTGTTGCCACGGATGTGGCTGCTCGTGGTTTGGATATCGCCGAGTTGCCGGCCGTGATCAATTTCGATCTGCCGTTCAATGCGGAAGATTATGTGCATCGGATTGGGCGGACTGGGCGCGCTGGGGCTTCTGGCGATGCGTTGTCGCTGTGTAGCCCGAATGAACGGAAGCAGTTGGCCGATATCGAGAAGCTGATCAAGCGGCCTCTGGATGTGCAACACCTGACCGTGGATGCGCCAGTGCGGCATCACCATGAAGAGCGTCCGCCGCGGCGTGAACGCGTGGATGGCCGTGCAGAAGGCCGCGACGAGCGGGGCGGTCGCCGGCGTCCGGGCGCTTCGTCTTCAGGTTCGTTCGATCGGCCGCATCATCATCGCGCGCAGCCTGTGGATGATTTTTTCCTCAAGCCGTATGAGCCTTCGGCGGCTTCTGTTAGGAAGGTTGAGGAGGCGGCTGCTTCGTCGGCTGCTGCTCCGCAGAAGGCTTCTTCTAAACAGCCGTTGGCTGCGTTGCTCGGTGGGTTTGGGATGCCGAGGAAGAGTACGTCTTCGTCGTAA